The DNA window AGATTTTCCACTTgtatttataaggaatgattcgtttccctctctaaccaatatgagatcaCACAATTCACCTCTTTGTGGGCCAGgatcctcgttgacacaccgcttgatgtatgactatgatatcatttgtaacagtccaagcccaccactagcagatattgtcaatTTCGGCTCGTTACCTATCatcgtcagtctcatggttttaaaacacgtctaccaAGGAGAGTTTCCACcatttgtgagatcttacaaatggtattagagttaaaCATAGTGTGGTGTGCCATCGAGAAGGTTGAGCCCCCAATAGGAGTGGATTGgactattataaatggtattacaGCCAGAAACTGAACAGTATTCCAGCGAAAATGTTAGACTCgtagggggtggattatgagatcccacgtcagatggagaggggaacgaagcattccttataaaaagtgtgaaaacctctccgtagtaagagcgttttaaaatcgtgagatgACAATGATACCTAATGGACGAAAATTGACAATAATATTCATTAGTAATGGATTTAGGCAGTTAGATTCTTAATTTAGTACCTGAAACTTTCTATTTAGGAATGctctcaaaaattttatttttaaaaacaaaataaaataatcatagAAGTCAAGTAGAACATGGAAAAGAATTGTTTTTATGGAAACTTagaacaaaattacaaattttaatttttggtaaaACAAATTTGGAGGATATATTACCATATTAAAAAGTCATTTACCATCTAAACAAAGACGAagcaatttaatttttctggCAAcgcattcattttttaaaatacattatagaaaaaaaaaaaaaaaaaatcaaagcttTTTCTATATGAACGTGCCACGAACATGAACAGAAGGCGCAGTCACGTTACAATTTCATACCCATTATCCCCAAAATTCTGTCCCTTTTAATGAATTTCTTGTCTTTTCGTTCTGAATTCAAAGGAATGAACAGAATGTCCActcaaaattcattaaaagctttcaaatttatggtGTTCCGGCCAGCTGATGTCTTCGCTCTTTTCGTTAGAACCTTTCTTGTCATCTCCATCGTAgcctctttttctctcttcttttacCTCACCTTATACGACAAAATCCCCCGTTGTCACGGCTGTTTCGGTGCACTCCGAATCTCAAACCACCGGGAAGTGAAGGCTTTCGGTGCCGGAGAACAGCCGACGAACATTTCCCATCTTGTGTTCGGCATTGGTGGCTCTGTCAAGACGTGGGACGAGCGACGCCATTACTGCGAGCTGTGGTGGAACAAGAATATCACTCGTGGGTTTGTTTGGCTTGAAGAGAAGCCTGAATTTCCCTGGCCACAATCCTCTCCGCCCTACCGTATCTCCGACGACACCTCCCAATTCAACTACACTTGCTGGTACCatctaaattaatattcaattaatcACTATTTCTAACTTGATTGGATTGATTGGATGAGGATAGAGATAGAAACATTTGACCTTACAACACAACTTAAAATCAAAAATAAGttcaaatttaaacaaattggagttatttaattatttatttatttatattcttacCATTTTGAATTGTTGGTCATTCTCACGTTAAAAAtcagaaaatttttaaatataagttctcatgattttattttttattttacgaaaataataataatacagaGATGTGTTATTCGATAGGGGCTCTCCATCAACAATTCTTAACATCTGATACTTAACAGGTATGGGTTTCGATCGGCGATTCGTGTGGCTAGGATAATCAAGGAGACTTACGAACTGGGGTTGAAGAACGTGAGGTGGTTCGTGATGGGAGACGATGATACAGTCTTCTTCACCGAGAATTTGGTGGATTTGTTGGGCAAATACGATCATAATCAAATGTATTATATCGGCAGTAATTCTGAGAGCGTAGAACAAGATGAAGTTCATTCTTACGCCATGGCCTACGGCGGCGCCGGATTCGCCATTAGCTACCCTCTCGCGGCGGTGCTCGTTAAAATTCTAGACGGCTGCATCAACCGTTATGCTGACATGTACGGCTCCGATCAGAAAATCCAGGGCTGCATCAGCCAGATCGGCGTTCCGTTGACCAAAGAACTTGGATTCCACCAGGTtcgttatttttcaaaaaaagacaaaaaaaaaaaaattatgggaAGTAGGcccatttttgtaaattaaattaattacgCCCATAAATATGttgatttatattattttaataaatgggtTTGAATTAACAGGTGGATATTCGAGGGAACATATATGGTATATTAGCTGCACATCCAGTGGCGCCGTTGGTCTCGCTCCACCACCTGGATTACCTAGAGGCCATATTTCCAGTCATGACCCCACCCGACTCGATCAAGAAGCTCCACACTGCTTACAAAACGGACCCAGGTCGAGCCCTTCAGCACAGCTTCTGCTACGACATGGCTAGTAACTGGTCCGTTTCGGTGTCGTGGGGTTACAGTGTTCAGTTATATCCATGGCTGGCCACAGCCAAGGAACTGGACACGCCCTTTCTCACGTTCCAAACGTGGAAGACAGAAGCCAATGAATCCTTCACTTTCGATACCCGACCCGTAAGTTCCAACCCGTGTGAAAGACCCATTCTTTATTTCTTGGATACGGCGGAGAGATTTGGCGGCCGCAGATGGCGGACGTTGACCAGCTACCGGAAATACGTGGAGAATAATACCAATGAGTGTAAGCAGCCGGATTACGCCTCTGCACTGTCGGTTGAGTATTTCAACGTGTCGGCGCCGGAATTCGACCGCCGTCTGTGGAGGCAGGTAAACAAATTTGGTAGGCGTGttggaatattatattatgtaattaataattgattaatattcataaatttttaaatttgtgttccTCAGGCACCACGAAGACAATGCTGTGATGTCGTCCATGATAACAACACAATAAATGGATTGATGCAAGTTCGTATTAGAGACTGCAATCAATTTGAAAGTGTGACGCCGCCATAACAAAACCACACACCTCTAAGAGGTAATTAAGcatatcatcaaattattttaatccaaCGCTTTTGGATAAATATATTgcaattcaaaaaatttaataataaatattttatgtagaatcttaattttgtatataatatatttttattcaatattttttaatttagaaatatattctattagataaaaaaaaaaaaaaaattaaaaggggaaaatctaataaattataagcttttaattttgttattaggGCTctgattttataattaattattaacggtagatataataaattagaacAATAGGGTAATTAAAATCTCCCAACGGCCAACACGACATGTTTAATAAAAGGGGTAGATGGAGAAAGAATtcatttaataacaaaaagaaaaaggcaaaaatAGGAATGATGGCATTTTAAAagcatataaaaataattataaattaatgtgCCACTGCCCACTATTATTGATTGCCTtgatttaaattcaattaaattaaacaacaaatcccaaacttgaatttaaatacaacATAAGAATTAAACGAagaataatgttttatttatttatttataaatatccttaaagtttaaacattaaaaattattttttattttccatccTCACAAgtgtttgaaattgaattataataattaaaaattagaattaagcATTGAATTCAAGAAATGGGTTGAATCAGGTTTGAAAATATGAAGgcaaaatgtaaaaaaaggCTGACAATGAAAGCTTGGCTGCTACAGTCAATGCCCCTTCCTATAGGGAGAGGTCCATtaccaaaattttctttatatatataccaatTTTATGATATAGACATTACTTTAGGACACATGGTGGCTTAATGCCTAAAATTCACCTAACATGTTACCTAAAAACCTCTACTTTTTAGtctatctttaaaataataatttatgtcttattcaatcaaattttatacatttatGACATCATCCTAAAACTTACATATTAATGAAATGATTGTCGTTAATTATATGGTAAGATCTCGTAtcgttggagagaagaacaaaatatttatcgTAAGGGAGTGTAAACATCTCTCCCATGAACACGTTTCAAAAATTGTAAGGCTAATtacaatacgtaacgaactGACGATGCCTATCGGCCGTAGATTTGAGCTGTTGGAGATGATAAAACAGCTTTGGAGCGGCCAACTTGGCAAATATTCTCCATATTGTGATCTTCATTCCTCATGTGAAGTGTGAATTGACATGAACCTTTCCTTTTGCTGCTTCCTCACTTTTCCACTTCACAATTGTCATTATCActcctctctcttctttctctc is part of the Cucurbita pepo subsp. pepo cultivar mu-cu-16 chromosome LG03, ASM280686v2, whole genome shotgun sequence genome and encodes:
- the LOC111789987 gene encoding uncharacterized protein LOC111789987, with the protein product MNFLSFRSEFKGMNRMSTQNSLKAFKFMVFRPADVFALFVRTFLVISIVASFSLFFYLTLYDKIPRCHGCFGALRISNHREVKAFGAGEQPTNISHLVFGIGGSVKTWDERRHYCELWWNKNITRGFVWLEEKPEFPWPQSSPPYRISDDTSQFNYTCWYGFRSAIRVARIIKETYELGLKNVRWFVMGDDDTVFFTENLVDLLGKYDHNQMYYIGSNSESVEQDEVHSYAMAYGGAGFAISYPLAAVLVKILDGCINRYADMYGSDQKIQGCISQIGVPLTKELGFHQVDIRGNIYGILAAHPVAPLVSLHHLDYLEAIFPVMTPPDSIKKLHTAYKTDPGRALQHSFCYDMASNWSVSVSWGYSVQLYPWLATAKELDTPFLTFQTWKTEANESFTFDTRPVSSNPCERPILYFLDTAERFGGRRWRTLTSYRKYVENNTNECKQPDYASALSVEYFNVSAPEFDRRLWRQAPRRQCCDVVHDNNTINGLMQVRIRDCNQFESVTPP